The following DNA comes from Cedecea neteri.
TTATTGCCCGTTCGAAAATATATCTTTGCGGCACGGAGGTCCATCAGCCACGCTATTAATGAATACGTCTTTTCCGACAATCGTCATATAAGGCCGATCCACGGCCTGCTATTCGGCTGATTATTTTTTTTACCTGGCTGTAAACTTTTCATCGAGTCAGCCGATAAGTTAATGAAACTACCAGCGACTTAAAGGAAGACATCAATGGCATCGATCTCTAGCCTTGGAGCAGGCACGACCCTGAACCTCCAGGACACTTACGATAAGCTTTATGCGGCAGAGCAGACAAAACTAACTATTTTTGATACGCAGACCAAAACTTATCAAGCTCAGTTTAGTGCCTTTGGTCAATTAAAAACGGCGATATCGGGTCTGGAAACGGCGACGGCAGCGCTGACCAAAAGCGGTGCCCTGCTGGCAACGTCTGTGAGCAGCACGAATACTGCATTCAGCGCCACTACGACCAGTGATGCCATTCTTTCTGACTACACGGTTAACGTCCAGCAGCTGGCGAAAGGCCAGGTATTAATGTCCGGCAGTATCGCCAGCAACACGGCTCAGCAAGGGGCGACGACGGGCGGAACGCGTACACTTACCATCACGCAGCCTGGGACGACGACCCCGTTAAGCGTGACGCTTTCCGACAGTGACACCTCATTAAACGGTATCGCAAAAGCGATCAATGGGGCCAACGGGAATGTTTCGGCCTCAGTCGTTAAAGCCAACGACGGTGATTACCGCCTGATGCTGACGTCCAAGAGCACCGGCGCTAATTCTGATATGACCGTGACCGTCACCGGTGACGACCAGTTGCAGGGCGTGATTGGCTACAACTCTGCCAGCAAATCTGGCGCATTGAGCGAGCAAACGGCGTCGCAAAATGCCAAAGTGTCGGTAAACGGCGTCGTGATCGAACGCCAGAGCAATAGTATTAGCGATGCTATGCCGGGTGTAACACTGAACCTGAAAGCAAAAAGCACCGCCGACGAAACGCTGAGCGTGACGCGCACAACCGATGCCAGCAAAAAAGTCATTAATGATTGGGTAAAAGCCTATAACACCCTGCAGTCAACGATTGCGACCGTGACCAAATATGTAAAAGTTGACCCAGGTGCAGCACAGGATAGCAGCAACGGTGCGTTGGTCGGCGACAGCACCGTTCGCGGTATTCAGGCGGATATTCGCAGCATGCTGACGCAGGTTCAGGGCGGCGATTTCAGCATTATGGCGCAACTAGGGATTAGCCAGGATCCGGTGCTGGCACCTGATGGTTCCAGCGCACTGAAAGTGGATGATGCCAAGCTGACTAAAGCGCTGAGTGATAATCCACAGGGCGTGATCAACTACTTCGTTGGTGACGGCAAAACGACCGGTTTTGCAACCCAGCTGGACACCAAGCTGAACAACATGCTGAGCACCAGTTCCATCAACGCCGGCGTCATTAAAAACGCGCAGGATGGCCTAACCTCAACATTGAAAACTGTAGCAGACCGTAAACAGGATATGAGCGACAGTATCGATGCCACCATGGCTCGCTACAAGGCTCAGTTTACTTCCCTGGCAAACCTCGTCAGCCAGATGACCAATACGGGGAACTACCTGGCGCAGCAGTTCAACAAAAGTTAAGGATGTAATATGTACAAGAGTTCTGGTGTACAAGCCTATCAACAGGTCGGTCTGGAAAGCGCCGTTATGAGTGCCAGTCCACACCAGCTCGTGGTCATGCTGTTCGACGGGGCACTCAGTGCCCTGGTGCGAGCCCGCCTGTTTCTGGAACAGGGGCAAATGCCACAAAAGGGAGAGGCGCTCTCCAAAGCCATTAACATCATTGATAACGGACTAAAAGCAGGTCTGAATATGGATATCGGAGGGGAACTGCCTGGTAACCTTGCGAATCTTTATGACTATATGGTGCGGCGTCTCCTGCACGCTAACTTGCGTAATGATGCCGACGCAATCAGCGAAGTAGAGCGATTGCTCACCAATATTGCGGATGCATGGAAACAAATCGGTCTTTCTCCCTCTACACTTCAGGATGCTATCTGATGAATGATTTCATCTCATCCCTCAATGAGTGGTATGCCCTGCATGCGCTCAGCCAAACCATGCTTGACCTTGCTCACTCTGGACAATGGGATGAGCTGATAGAACAAGAAGTGAAATACGTTCAACTGGTAGAAGCGATTGCCAATAACCCGATTGCGCAGTCAAGCCAAAGAAGTCAGGAAGAAGCAAAGGCGCTGCTTGATATGATTCTCGCCAATGAAAATCAAATCAAAGGGCTGCTTAACAGCCGCCTGAGCGAGCTTCGCGATCTGATTGACCAAAGTGGTCGCCAAAAATCACTGAACAACACTTACGGTTTTCTCTCCGGTAACGTGTTAACACCGAGTGACCTGAACCAGTAAACCTGCCGTATTTCGATTCTTATTCCATACTCCAGAAGTCAGCTAAATGACTTCTGGAGCGCGGAAAAGATGACGAACCCCACCCTGTTACAGTTTTTTCACTGGTATTCCCCCGGCGACGGAACGCTTTGGTCAGAAGTTGCAGACCGTGCGGCCAGCCTCAGCGACATCGGCATCAACATGGTTTGGCTTCCCCCAGCGTATAAAGGCAGCGCGGGCGGTTATTCGGTGGGCTACGACAGTTACGATCTCTTTGACCTCGGTGAGTTTGACCAGAAAGGCAGCGTCGCCACCAAGTACGGGGATAAAACGCAGTTGCTGGCAGCAATAAAAGCCCTGCGGGACAAGGGTGTTTCAGTGCTGCTGGACGTTGTCGTGAACCATAAAATGGGCGCCGACGAAAAAGAGCATATCCGCGTCAACCGGGTAAATGCCGATAACCGCAACGATATCTCGCCTGAGGTTATCGACTGCGAGGCCTGGACCCGCTACACCTTCCCCGCCCGTGCCGGGCAATACTCACAGTTCATCTGGGACTACAAATGCTTTAGCGGCGTCGATCATATAGAAAACCCCGACGAAGACGGCATCTTCAAAATCGTCAATGACTACACCGGCGAAGGCTGGAACGACCAGGTGGACGACGAGCTGGGGAATTTCGATTATCTGATGGGAGCGAATATCGACTTCCGCAACCAGGCGGTAACCGAAGAGCTTAAATACTGGGCGCGCTGGGTGATGGCGGAAACGCAGTGCAACGGCTTCCGGCTCGATGCCGTCAAACACATCCCGGCCTGGTTTTACAAAGCGTGGATTGAGCACGTCCAGGAAGTGGCGGACACGCCGCTGTTTATCGTGGCGGAGTACTGGTCGCATGAAGTGGACAAGCTGCAGGAGTACATTGCCCAGGTAGACGGCAAAACGATGCTGTTTGACGCCCCTCTGCAAATGAAATTCCATGAGGCATCCCGGCTTGGGCGCGATTACGACATGAGCCAGATTTTCACCGGCACGCTGGTTGAGGCCGACCCGTTCCACGCCGTCACGCTGGTAGCTAACCACGACACCCAGCCGCTGCAGGCGCTTGAGGCCCCCGTGGAAGCCTGGTTTAAACCGCTGGCCTATGCGCTAATTCTGCTGCGCGAAAACGGCGTGCCATCGGTGTTTTACCCGGATCTTTTCGGCGCAAGCTACGATGATAAAGGTGGCGACGGGCAGAACTACCACATTGATATGCCGGTCATTGAACAACTGGACGACCTGATTCACGCCCGGGAGCGCTTTGCCCACGGCGTGCAAACTTTGTGGTTCGATCACCCTAACTGCATTGGCTTTAGCCGCAGCGGTACGGCAGAAGCCCCAGGCTGCGTGGTTATCATGTCCAACGGCGATGACGGCGAAAAGCACATTACCTTAGGCGAAAATTTCGGTGAGAAAAACTGGCGTGATTATCTCGGCAATCGCGAGGAAACAATTCGCACTGATGCAGGCGGCAACGCAGTCTTTACCTGTCATGGCGGCAGCGTGAGCGTTTGGGTGCTGGAGGATGTGCTGTGAGTGGGTTTTTACCCTCACCCTAACCCTCTCCCTAAAAGGGAGAGGGAATAAACCTGTTCCCGCACCTGTTTTCTCCCTCGCCCCCTTGGGGAGAGGGCCGGGGTGAGGGGATTTATTAGTTTTTGGATACTTTGCTATCTAAAGGATTTTTAGCCAGGAAATCTGCGCACTCTGTCGTCAAACGATCGACACGCTTCAACGTCATCCCGGCATATTCCAGCGTGTCGCCGCTCAGCTCAATATCGTAAATTTCACGTTTAACGGTGACGTTGCGCAGATCGCCAGACAAATGCGTCAGCTTACCCGGTACCCCAATCACCCGCTGCCACTGGCGGCAATCCAGCGTATCGCCCTGCGGCGTGACCACCAGCGAAGCAATCGCCTCCGGGCTAACCAGCTCGCTCTGCGGCCCGCTGGACTGCCAGTAGCCCGCCATGCCCGCTGGCGCTTCAGTACGCACTACTTGCTTATAATCTCTGACCTCGGTGCAGCCGCTCAGTGCCACCAGCGCCGCCAATACTAAAAGCTTCTTCATCGTCTATCCTGACTGCGGAGAAAAAATAATTCTGGCATTAAAGCCCGATGCCTGCCAGCAATTCCGCCTGGGGCACAAAAATTGATCCAGATTGTTTTTTCGTCTTTTCAGCCTGTTAAGCCCAAAAGATGGGCGTATGATTGCGCCTTCTTTAGCCCTTCGCGGCACGTTCTTCTGAGTTCAGAGGCGAAAACAATGACCTGGCACTCCTTTAAACACCAATACCTGGTAACCTTCTGGAAACCGATGCCCGCGGTGATCGCGGCCGGGATCCTCTCCACCTATTACTTTGGCATCACCGGCACCTTCTGGGCCGTGACCGGCGAATTCACCCGCTGGGGCGGTCAGCTCCTGCAGCTGATGGGCATTCACGCTGAAGAATGGGGTTACTACAAGCTGATTCATCTCGACGGCAGCCCGCTGACCCGCATTGACGGCATGATGATCATCGGCATGTTTGGCGGCTGTTTTGCCGCCGCGCTGTGGGCCAATAACGTCAAGCTTCGCCTGCCCCAGCACCGCATTCGCATCATTCAGGCCGTGCTCGGTGGGATTATTGCTGGCTTCGGCGCACGACTGGCAATGGGCTGTAACCTTGCGGCATTTTTTACCGGTATCCCACAGTTTTCGCTGCACGCCTGGTTCTTCGCCCTTGCCACCGCCATCGGCTGCTGGTTTGGCGCGCGCTTCACGCTGCTGCCGATATTCCGCATTCCGGTCAAACTGCAAAAAGTCTCCGCTGCCTCCCCACTCACCCAGCAGCCGGATCGCGCTAAGCGCCGCTTCCGCATGGGGATGCTGGTGTTTATCGGCATGCTCGGCTGGGGTGGTTTGACCGCCATAAACCAGCCGAAACTGGGGCTGGCGATGCTGTTTGGTGTCGGCTTTGGCCTGCTGATCGAACGCGCGCAGATCTGCTTCACCTCCGCCTTCCGCGACATGTGGATCACCGGCCGCACCCACATGGCCAAAGCGATTATTCTGGGCATGGCGGTCAGCGCCATTGGCATCTTTAGCTATGTGCAGCTTGGCGTAGAAGCCAAAATTATGTGGGCGGGGCCAAACGCCGTTATCGGCGGGCTGCTATTTGGCTTTGGCATCGTGCTGGCCGGGGGCTGTGAAACGGGCTGGATGTACCGCGCGGTTGAAGGCCAGGTACACTACTGGTGGGTCGGCCTTGGCAACGTGATTGGCTCTACGCTATTAGCCTGGTTCTGGGATGATATTTCCCCGGCGCTGGCCACCAGCTGGGACAAAGTCAACCTGCTGAATACCTTTGGGCCGCTGGGCGGGCTGCTGGTGACCTACCTGATGCTGCTTGCCGCTTATTTGCTGATCGTCGGCTGGGAAAAACGCTTCTTTCGCCGTAAAAACCAGGCTATCGGCACCACAACAGGAGAAACCGCATGAGTCAGAACATTGTCCCGGATTACCGACTGGACATGGTAGGTGAGCCCTGCCCTTACCCGGCTGTTGCCACGCTGGAGGCAATGCCGCAGCTGAAAAAAGGCGAGATCCTGGAAGTCGTCAGCGACTGCCCGCAGTCCATCAATAATATCCCGCTGGACGCCAAAAACCACGGCTACACGGTGCTGGATATTCAGCAGGATGGCCCCACCATTCGCTATCTTATTCAGCGTTAATCATGAAAGGGGCAAAACTGCCCCTTTTATCAACGAACCGGTTTTACCCAGGCCCCAGAGTCCAGCAGGAAACGTTCTGCGCTGGCAATTTTCTGTACTGCCCTGTCTCCGTGCTTAGCCACCAGCATCGCCAGTAAACATTCGGCAATGCCCATTGCCGACACCACGGAAGGAAAGAACGACGGGCTGTGCGCAGAGAAATAAAGCGTGCTGGCGGCATGTTCCGCGAGTGGTGAGAGTGGAGAGTCAGTCAGCGCGACGATTTTACTCCCGGCCTGCCTGGCCGCACCCAGCACGTCAAGGGACTCACGCGAATACGGTGCGAAACCAATCATCAGCACCACATCTTTCGGCGTCAGTTCACGAGTGAAAATTTCGTAATTACTCGCCTGACCATCGATGAGCGACACGTTCTTATTAAACAGGCGATAGATATAAAACAGCGTGTAGGCCACCGAATAGCTGGCGCGGAAACCACAGACATAAACATGTTCGGCCGCATCCAGGACGTCAACAGCCTTCTCCATCGCCTCGGGATTTTCGGCCTCAGTGTGGGAAAGATTCACCGCATGGGCGTCAAACACTTCCTGATAGAGTGACGCCGTACTGCCCTTGTCCACCAGCTTCTCCGCCCTTGCCTGATGGGTTTCATTATTCAGGCCAAACTCCTGAATAACGTCGGTTTTGAACTCTCCCCAGCCGACATAGCCCAGGCGCTGGGCCAGACGCAGCAGCGTAGCGGGCTTGACGCCAATGCGTGCAGCAAACGCCCGCATTGAAAGCGCGATTAAGTCCTTCATGTTATGCAGGCTTAACTCTGCGGCCCGCTGCAGCTCGGGGGTTAATGTCTCGTAATGCTGTTCTAGCTTTTGTTGCGGGGTCATAGGCTGACAGGACGCTCCCATATAGACCGGAAATCCCTTCCGGTTTCTTGACGGTATCGTCCTGATAGTGCAGTGAAATGACTTTAGACGTCAAATGAATGCAGATACCACACTGATATTATTGATAAAAATGATACATCTCTCAACAAACTGGGAGATAAGTCTCATATATACGCGCAATAATCAGCATCAGCGCGACGCAAAGCCCCATGATGCTGAATGCCGCAAACAGGAAAATGAGATAAAAGCGCATCGCTCCCCCTGAGAAAGAAAAAGCCCCATAAGGAGCTTTTGAATACAGCAAGATTTACCACTGCAGAGACGCACCGGCACCCACGACAAAGTTTTGCTGTGAGTCATTCGAGACGGATGCTTTCACCACAGTATTTGCCGTTGCACGAGCGGAGAATCCTACCGCAAGTGCGTTCTCTCCGTCAGTGGTGCCCACCCCGGCGCCGACGGAAAACGTTGCGCCCTGGGTTACCTGTGGGATGTTAGCCATCGCCGCAACGCCAGCGATCCCCGCGGAGGCACGTTGACGGTTTTCATCAACCTGATCTTTTAAGTGGTTAAAGCTACTGCTGCTGACGGTATTTGCTTCCAGTGCACCAAGGCGAGACTCATGATCGGCCAGCTCAGCAGTATTCTCAGCCATCGCCTGGTTAGTGGCCTCCAGCGCGGCTTTGTTCGCTTCGGTATTTGCCGTAGCCGCATTGATTCTGGATTGAGCGTAACTGTCATTGTCGTTGATTCGGTTGTTTAGAATATTAATTGACTCATTTTGTCTTTCATTCATTGCCGCACCATTAACCAACGCTTTGTAAATCGTGTCGTTGTCTAAATCAGCCGCATAAACCGCGCCCGCAATATGTGTTACCAGTCCGACACCAACCATTAATACCAGCATTGCCTTTTTCATCTTAAAAACCTACTATATATTCGCTTGTGAAGATTTAGTAAAATCCGATCAAATCGATAGTTAACCGGCTGCAACCGGTTAACTATCACCTCAATAATTTATTAAGCACCATCACTCTTCTTTATTTAATACGTTACTCCCTCAATAGTTTCGCCAGAAATCAAATAAGCTTCATCGACTTTCTTTAACCCTCGCCTTTTCTCCCACCCCATGAGGCGCGCACCCAACAGCCCAGCATGACGTTCAGCCGTCACGCTGTGATTTGTTCAATTAACGATATACTTATGGTCGGCTGTTCATTTTTCCTGATGCAATACGAGTCTGTTCGCATATCACCCAGAAAAATAAAATAATAATATTGTGTGACAATTCCGGTGCTGAATATGCAATGCCCGGCGGTGAAAAAGATTGATCTGCGTCATGCCATTTAGCATTCATTGAGCATGAAACAAGAAAATTCTTAATGCCTTTCGTATGAAATATTTGATTGTTAATTGAATATTATAAAAAGGTTTAGCGTGCGGAATAATACAGAATTGAAATAAGAATGATTATTAATCGTGCTTATTATATGCAAATAAAAGGCCTGTCGCAGACAGACCTTTTACCCACTAAAACCGTGCTGGTGTCACTACACCTGCATGTTCATCACTTCCTGGTAGGCAGCAACCAGCTTGTTACGCACCTGAATGCCCATCGCCAGCGAAACGGAAGATTTCTGCAGATCCACCATCACATCATTCAGCGCGACGCCCGGCGTACCGAGAGCAAATTTCTCCGCCTGGACACGCGCGGTGTTAGAGGTCTCGCTTATCCGCCCTAAAGCGGCCTGCAGCTCTCCAGCAAAGCTCACCGTTGGCGCAGCAGCCGACGCGGCAGGATTGGTGGCCGACAGCGCGGTCGCCTGAAGTTGTTGTAGTACGCCTTCGATACCCTGAATTGCCATTTTCTCGCCTCACATTGATTAAGCGAGTGAAGATTACCACCCTGTCAATAGGATAAAGGCGTTAAATAGACGTAAAAAATAGAGCTAATTCAGCCATCGAAATTTCCTGAAACGAAAATAATGACACTGCCATCCATATGGAACTTTTGTCGTGTTTGTCGACCCGGGAGTCAGTCTTGTTCACTCATTACTCTAAAAATTCT
Coding sequences within:
- the fliD gene encoding flagellar filament capping protein FliD, which encodes MASISSLGAGTTLNLQDTYDKLYAAEQTKLTIFDTQTKTYQAQFSAFGQLKTAISGLETATAALTKSGALLATSVSSTNTAFSATTTSDAILSDYTVNVQQLAKGQVLMSGSIASNTAQQGATTGGTRTLTITQPGTTTPLSVTLSDSDTSLNGIAKAINGANGNVSASVVKANDGDYRLMLTSKSTGANSDMTVTVTGDDQLQGVIGYNSASKSGALSEQTASQNAKVSVNGVVIERQSNSISDAMPGVTLNLKAKSTADETLSVTRTTDASKKVINDWVKAYNTLQSTIATVTKYVKVDPGAAQDSSNGALVGDSTVRGIQADIRSMLTQVQGGDFSIMAQLGISQDPVLAPDGSSALKVDDAKLTKALSDNPQGVINYFVGDGKTTGFATQLDTKLNNMLSTSSINAGVIKNAQDGLTSTLKTVADRKQDMSDSIDATMARYKAQFTSLANLVSQMTNTGNYLAQQFNKS
- the fliS gene encoding flagellar export chaperone FliS; amino-acid sequence: MYKSSGVQAYQQVGLESAVMSASPHQLVVMLFDGALSALVRARLFLEQGQMPQKGEALSKAINIIDNGLKAGLNMDIGGELPGNLANLYDYMVRRLLHANLRNDADAISEVERLLTNIADAWKQIGLSPSTLQDAI
- the fliT gene encoding flagella biosynthesis regulatory protein FliT — its product is MNDFISSLNEWYALHALSQTMLDLAHSGQWDELIEQEVKYVQLVEAIANNPIAQSSQRSQEEAKALLDMILANENQIKGLLNSRLSELRDLIDQSGRQKSLNNTYGFLSGNVLTPSDLNQ
- the amyA gene encoding alpha-amylase, whose product is MTNPTLLQFFHWYSPGDGTLWSEVADRAASLSDIGINMVWLPPAYKGSAGGYSVGYDSYDLFDLGEFDQKGSVATKYGDKTQLLAAIKALRDKGVSVLLDVVVNHKMGADEKEHIRVNRVNADNRNDISPEVIDCEAWTRYTFPARAGQYSQFIWDYKCFSGVDHIENPDEDGIFKIVNDYTGEGWNDQVDDELGNFDYLMGANIDFRNQAVTEELKYWARWVMAETQCNGFRLDAVKHIPAWFYKAWIEHVQEVADTPLFIVAEYWSHEVDKLQEYIAQVDGKTMLFDAPLQMKFHEASRLGRDYDMSQIFTGTLVEADPFHAVTLVANHDTQPLQALEAPVEAWFKPLAYALILLRENGVPSVFYPDLFGASYDDKGGDGQNYHIDMPVIEQLDDLIHARERFAHGVQTLWFDHPNCIGFSRSGTAEAPGCVVIMSNGDDGEKHITLGENFGEKNWRDYLGNREETIRTDAGGNAVFTCHGGSVSVWVLEDVL
- the yedD gene encoding lipoprotein YedD, whose translation is MKKLLVLAALVALSGCTEVRDYKQVVRTEAPAGMAGYWQSSGPQSELVSPEAIASLVVTPQGDTLDCRQWQRVIGVPGKLTHLSGDLRNVTVKREIYDIELSGDTLEYAGMTLKRVDRLTTECADFLAKNPLDSKVSKN
- the yedE gene encoding selenium metabolism membrane protein YedE/FdhT, producing the protein MTWHSFKHQYLVTFWKPMPAVIAAGILSTYYFGITGTFWAVTGEFTRWGGQLLQLMGIHAEEWGYYKLIHLDGSPLTRIDGMMIIGMFGGCFAAALWANNVKLRLPQHRIRIIQAVLGGIIAGFGARLAMGCNLAAFFTGIPQFSLHAWFFALATAIGCWFGARFTLLPIFRIPVKLQKVSAASPLTQQPDRAKRRFRMGMLVFIGMLGWGGLTAINQPKLGLAMLFGVGFGLLIERAQICFTSAFRDMWITGRTHMAKAIILGMAVSAIGIFSYVQLGVEAKIMWAGPNAVIGGLLFGFGIVLAGGCETGWMYRAVEGQVHYWWVGLGNVIGSTLLAWFWDDISPALATSWDKVNLLNTFGPLGGLLVTYLMLLAAYLLIVGWEKRFFRRKNQAIGTTTGETA
- the yedF gene encoding sulfurtransferase-like selenium metabolism protein YedF, whose amino-acid sequence is MSQNIVPDYRLDMVGEPCPYPAVATLEAMPQLKKGEILEVVSDCPQSINNIPLDAKNHGYTVLDIQQDGPTIRYLIQR
- a CDS encoding MurR/RpiR family transcriptional regulator, encoding MTPQQKLEQHYETLTPELQRAAELSLHNMKDLIALSMRAFAARIGVKPATLLRLAQRLGYVGWGEFKTDVIQEFGLNNETHQARAEKLVDKGSTASLYQEVFDAHAVNLSHTEAENPEAMEKAVDVLDAAEHVYVCGFRASYSVAYTLFYIYRLFNKNVSLIDGQASNYEIFTRELTPKDVVLMIGFAPYSRESLDVLGAARQAGSKIVALTDSPLSPLAEHAASTLYFSAHSPSFFPSVVSAMGIAECLLAMLVAKHGDRAVQKIASAERFLLDSGAWVKPVR
- a CDS encoding YadA C-terminal domain-containing protein; this translates as MKKAMLVLMVGVGLVTHIAGAVYAADLDNDTIYKALVNGAAMNERQNESINILNNRINDNDSYAQSRINAATANTEANKAALEATNQAMAENTAELADHESRLGALEANTVSSSSFNHLKDQVDENRQRASAGIAGVAAMANIPQVTQGATFSVGAGVGTTDGENALAVGFSARATANTVVKASVSNDSQQNFVVGAGASLQW
- the fliE gene encoding flagellar hook-basal body complex protein FliE — its product is MAIQGIEGVLQQLQATALSATNPAASAAAPTVSFAGELQAALGRISETSNTARVQAEKFALGTPGVALNDVMVDLQKSSVSLAMGIQVRNKLVAAYQEVMNMQV